In the genome of Cervus elaphus chromosome 5, mCerEla1.1, whole genome shotgun sequence, the window cattctgtGTACAATAgtttttgcatctgctaatcGGCATCCTTGATCCGGCTGCTGTGGCTTCAGGCGGGCAGGGGGTTTCTGAGGCCCTGTGTGTTTTCAGTTTCATGAAACTCCAGCCTGGAAAGGGTCCATCCACCCTTGCTTAGCAGGGCCCCGTGGTGCAGGCTCTGGAGGGCTGGAAGCCCATCTGCACAGCGGCACCCTCCTGGGCCGCATGGGGGCCAGACCTGTCTGTCTACCCTCTCCACATGTGGGGAATGGGAGGGCCTTCTGACTCTTGACCTGCCTTTTAAAATGTTACCCTGCTGTGCTGGTTTAAATCTGGCCCCTTGTCATCACTGAAAGGCAGGGGCTATATATAAGGACGATGGTCGATGATTATGGTGGAGAAGGTAAGGCAAATTTAAATCTAGGCAGTGGGACCTGGTGTAGCTAGAGCCTCTCAGGGAGCTGTGTCTGGGCCCTAAAGCGCACCTTCAACACTTTGATGTACGTCACTCCTGGGGAGCGGGGACAGAGAGCAAGCATGGTCCCTCTTGGCCTGTATTCTTGTTGAGCAGAAACCGCTCTCAGTAGATCTCTCTTTTCAGCTGGACTCCACAGTAGGTCTCTGGGCACCTGCCTGTGGCCTCTGGGGCTGGAGAAGCTGAACCTAGCAATGCCACCCTATGCATTTCTACCTGTCCTCAGCCCGGAAGGAGGGCACTGTCCCTTTAAGACAGCCTCCTTTGTATGCGCTGGATGGAGCACATTGCAGCTCTGGGTTTCTGCTGGTTAAATCTGCAGAGcaacatttaaataaagaaataaatagaaggtCCCCTTGTGTGGCTTTCCTATTCACAGCTGAGTACAATGGTCCCTTGTTGTTGTAGGCTCTTTAATCCCCTTCATTAAATTGGGGCCTTGCAAGGGAATGGTGAGGGGCTGCTGCTGGAATGGTCCCCGTGCTGGAAGCAGGACACCTTGTAAATTAACCTTTGCAGGCATGAGTTCCCGAGGCCTCCGGGCCCTCTGCTCTGTGTCCTTTCCGCGCGGGCCGCTGCCTCCCTCGCTGCCATTCTTTTCAGGAGAAGAGGGCTTAGCTGCCTCCCTGGCACAGAAGTGTGGCTGCAGCACGTGGCAGTCGGGGGAGGGAGGAGTTGTTTGTTGCTCTGCCATCTGGCCCATCAGCAGATATTTTACAGTTTAACCCCAGTGGCTACGCAGGAAAGCCCGGGCCTGGGCAGATAGATGCCTTTGCCAGGTGCCCATGCCACTTCCTTAGAATCTCGGGGTGGATGTGGTGGGTTCTGAGTACCAGCTGTTTCTCTcctggtggtggcttgttagggTCCTGGAGATGCCAGCCAGGATCCTTGGGACCCCTCTCTCCTTCACCTCTCCAGACATAGTTTTGATTCTTCATGCTGTTAAATGAAATTAAGcatttttctgtgaatttttttttcttcatgggcAATATGAGAATGAAGGCTTGAATTGAAGATTTGGTGTTGCATTGATAAGTTTAatcaaatgaaaatacatttgttaaaatattggatttttttttctcatctcagAACAAAATTCCACTAGAAAAATGAGATCTAaatctgcttctctttttttggtaAGTTATTAGGTGATTTATTGACCCATAAAGGAAGCAGTATTGTGATTTGAGGGGGACTAGATGTAGAATGGAGAAGTGATTTAGAAATCATGGGGTTAGTGTCAGGAGACTGTTTCAAAGTAAATGTGGTTGAATGTCTTGCTGGTTCTAGCTGCACATGGGCTAGAACACCTTCCATCTTACTACCAGGACATAGGAGGCCTATCTTTTCTCATAACCATAGattaacatttttacttttcattaaaaaaaaaaaaatccagttgtacctagctgtattttttaaagcagatatTCAGGAGCTTATGTTCCCCATCTCTCTCCATTCCCAGACACACCCTTCCCAGAAGCAGTCACTCAGAATTAACTTTTTCTGACTTTTGATCTTCTGGTAGGTGCTGCCAGGTCTGTATTAATATTCTTGTCCTGCTGATTATTTTATCAAAGACTCTCTCCTGATTTCCTTCACTAGCagcattctttttcttcactctctccctgTCTGATAGGTTAGCACAGATGTGTGGTTGCTTAATTTTCATCTTTGAGattttcacacacacattcacaaccTTGATTTCTGTCTGTGGTCTTTCATGAGTGCCTCCTGCCCCTTTGTAGGAGGAAACACAGGGACCCTGCTTGCCCTTCGTgtgctccctgccctcctccagccctCTAGCCTCTGTCCACGCTTTCCCGAACTCAACAAGTTGACAGCTGATTACACAGCTTTTGTTGTGGAGCCTGGATGAGCCTCTGTGTGTGCTCCACTAGCGCTGCCCAAGACCAGAGTGCGCGCTGATCATCTTTCCTGGGAGctgttcccagcaccagggtcatGCCTCTCCTTCTGTGCCTCCCCTTGGCCTGTGGCTTGTACCCTGATGCCCTCTATCCTCTGTTTTTCCTGTTTCCAGCTGCCTTGTTATTCTGCTGAGAGGAGACCCAGCGATGCCTTCTTCCATCGTGAACACTCCAGCTCTTTCCTATTTATTCTTTCGTGACCTTCCAGAAAAACTGTCCTGTGTGAAGGCTAACCCAGAATAGCCAAGTGCTCAGATTCTGAAAAGGAAGCCACCACTGAGAGTTTCCAGTTTGGAACAATAAAATTTGACTTCTTAGGGTACCCTAAGTCTTGAGATACAGATTTTTCTTATCATGGTTCTGCTTTAAATGTACCTTGTTATGGGGACTGTAGTCCTGCCTCTGATGGGGGCGAGACTCATTGGTGATCTGATGAGGCCATCTCTGGTTCACAGTCAAAGCCTGGTTGTTCATTCCCCCGTGGAATAGCTGTTAAAGAGATGAGCTATTGCCTCAGATTCTCAAAACCATGTTATATTGGAATGAATCTTTGTCTTTTAGAACCtcaaaaaattttcttaaaaaagtttCTTAAAGAGAACTTCTCATCTTCATGGACTAGAAATTTTTCTGGTTTGTGAAGTCCAGAAAAAGCAGAATAAACTCCCTTTAGGCTTGCTTTTCTCTAGAATGGGGTGTGAATCAGTAGAATTTGTGTTGTTTCTCAGCGTGGTTTTTGCTCAAACTACAGCTAAGCTGTTGTTAGTTAACTTTCTCCCGACATAGCCGTTGGAATGCTCACCCTGGCTTCCCAGAGACACAGTTGAAGCCTCACGTGGAAGGCCTGGGCTGCATTTAGGTGGTCTGTTGGGATCTCTAGGTGGCTGTGTCTTCCAGCCTTTAGTGTACTGGAGTGTGTTTCAAACTGCAGTGCATTTATTAGGCTATGAAACCAATTTCATGGGCTAAAGCTACTGTTAGGAAAACTAAAACAGTAGGAAATGTCAATGGATTTCACATGATGAGGGTATTGTTTTGTTACTGTTGTGTTTGGGACAGATTGGGTCATGAAGTCAAATGCCTTTCTTAATTGTGGGTCTTGAAGTTTGAAAGACAATATTCTATGAAAGGGTGGGGGAAAACTGGATTAAAAGGGAGAAGTCAGCTGAGACTCTAATATAGCTAACTAACCTGTGCTGAGACTGAATCGTGGTGGTCTCTCATTTCTACCCTCTTCTGCTGTCTTGCACGATTTGTATGAAACATTCGGGGAGAAGAACTGCTCTCTGAGTGCAGTAGGTTCAGTTTCAGCAGCACGGATGGTGAGTCGTGCACCCTGACCGCACTTTGAAGCCGAGCCATTCCTCTGTGTTGCGCAGCAGAAATGTCACATGAGCCACAAGGGCAGCGTTCCTCTCTAGTAGCCCCTGCAAGCGCagttaaaatactgtattttgtgTACCAAGTTATTTCAATGTGTGATCAATATAAAATAGTATTAAAGAAATATGttacttttttgtacagtctgGTGTGTCTTTTACATACACCGCACATCTCGAACCGGgctagtcacatttcaagtgcttactACCCACACGTGGCCCATGGCCACCATGTCACATGGAGCAGTTCTCACTTTGGCGCCTGCGCGAAAGATGGATGCCTGCAGTAACTGTTCTGATGATAAGCGCGTTCTAAAACATTAttcaaaaatgttcaaaaaaacagagagaaaagtcCCCATAACCCCATCCCCAGAGTTGAGCATTGTTTCAATTTGGGGATGTATCCTTCTAGATCTTTTTCTCTGTACATACTAGCCTCCCCACTCCAGAAATGGCACAAAACTGTCATTCATGTTGCTTTGCAATTACCTCCCCCTCCCTGCTGGGGTCCTAGACATCATCCCATGTCAGGGTGGGATTCAGTGAGGGAGCAGAGACCCGGAGAGACTGGTTAACCAGGGGCCTGAGCCCCCCAGCCTGTGGGATGGAAATGGCTGGGCCCTGATTAATGGTCCTCCTCTTTCATTCCTAGCCAACCTCATCTCACCACAGGCAGCCTTttctcttgggtttttttttttttttttttttggtgacagcTGTCCTTTATCAGAGCTGTGATCCATGGTCCTTTCTAACTTTGGGCAACCTGATGGTGAATGAGAGCCAGAGTCTCCCCAGCAGTCGGTCACTTCCGACACATGCTTCTCGCCTCTTCTGTGGTATCTTTGTCCTTTTGTGGTCtccaaattgtatttatttttggtaagGTAAAAGCTTTCTTAGTAAcctttccctcctttttttgTAGTTCCCAGTGACCTGACTGCAGAGGAGCGCCAGGAGCTGGAGAACATTCGGCGGAGAAAGCAGGAGCTGCTGGCCGACATCCAGGTAGGAGCTGGGCAGCTCCTTGACCAGGTGTCTTCTCATGACACCTTCTGACTTGCTCTCACCACATTTCGGACCAGGTGCAGAAATTGACAACCAGCTTTTCTCAACAAGGAAGAATGGAACCTCTAAGTGGGGGAGTGCTCTGTGAGCTGCACCCAGCTGGTCGGCTGTAAGGCTAGagtgaccccaggtctcctgactgCGACTTGAACCCAGGCTTCAGGCTAAGCAGACCCACATCCACGTCCTAGTGGCTATTTTCTGGCAGGGCAATTCTAGAGAGAGAATTTGGGTTCTTTGAACCTTAGATAGGAGTAAAAACACCTCTTGATAGGTTGCCATTAGTTGGATTATTTTAGGCCTTGGGGAAGCCGTTTCTTTTAGAATTCTCTATAAAAGATTTGGAAGCCCAagagcagggaagggagggggcacACCCTGTAACCCCAAGCTTCATCGTGTCGAGGAAGGACTGGGTCTGCTCCCGTGTTGGTGTGAGCGTACTTTGCTGTTACGTAGTTCTTTGAGTCCTGCCTCACTGGTGAATGCTGGAAAAGCGTAGCAGTTCTTCACTCAAAGTCCCGTCCACCCCAGCAGTGAACGCTGTCCACTCTGCAGACCTGTTTGTTagatggggcaggaggaggaaggcatAGCCAGGAGTAGCGTTCCCTTGCTGGCCGCTTGGCGGCAGTGTTGACCCAGTCCGGGCACTGCTGGCTGGGCAGTGGGGTGCCTGGGGGACTGGTTTGTCCCCCTTTCAGTGAGCTGCAGATACACTGTGACAGACTGGCCAGGCAGCTGTTTTCCAatggaaaatacatattttacatagtGTAAATGATTGTAAACTTCTTTCCTAGACTGTAAACTCCTTGAGGTCAGGttgttatctttttcttctttgtattccctAGAATGATTACAGTCTGGTAGGAACTCAAGAAACATTTGTTGAACAGAtgaattttccaaaaatttttaGGTTTTGGGGCGGTGTTGTCTTTATTTGGTTTGCTCTGTTTTACTTTTTGGTCAAGGGAGTTATAGGAGATTTTGgcgattttattttttatttttattttcttttgattttggtGATTTTAATCTGATCTATATCTTCCTCCTGGTAATTCTGGACTGTGTTTTGCAGAGGCTGAAGGATGAGATAGCAGAAGTAGCTAATGAAATTGAAAACCTGGGGTCCACAGAAGAGAGGTGAGTCTGTCCTTTTCTGGGTGGTTTTGTGGTTGTGGCATCGCTAAGCGCCAGCCTGGAATTGTGCCCATGTCGTGTATTTAAGGAGAAAGTGcgtcttcttccttcttttctgagcAAGCACGTGTGTAGCCATACTTTCTGCCTTCCGCGCAGGGACTCCTGAATGTGAAGGCTTTTGAATGTTTTTGGAAAGGCTGAACTGGAGAACTTGGCAGGTCCCCCAAAATCTTAAACTGCCTTTAAATTGTTGTGTGAactatttcttctcttctcatATCCACTGGGTTCCTATTTTAGAGTTTCCGTTTTTCGCTTTGGGTAAAGGAAAAGCTTAACGGATGCTGCTGATGCAGCTCCAGAAGGCTGGAGGCCAGTTGTGTCTAGGCATCACTGCAAGCTTGCTTGTGCCTCCCTAACACTTAAGAGAACGTAGAAGTGAGATTGTAGCACAAAGTGCCAAGGCGTGTCTGctggttctttttttcctttaactacATGAAATGTTAGTTGCTTTGAGAGTTTAATTTTGAATGGGGTTCCCAGACCGTTTTCTAACTGCTTAATGTTGTAAATGGGCTGTTTCTAATTCACTGCATGTCTGTATTTTTCTAAGCCTAAGTCTCCCCGTCTAGCTTCAGGAGACCGTTgggttttgttattttaaacttGTGTGAGCAGGGTCATATGGATTAGTGAAGCTGCATGTCCGGCAGAAACCAGCCAGCTCATCATGTCCAGTCTCTGCTTTGCCAGTTCTGAATTACAGCTTTCTTACttgccactaaaaaaaaaaaatttgcagctTCAAAGAAATGGACGAATTGGTGTTTGTTAGAATTTACCATTTCTGCTCTTACAAAGGGTACTCTTAAAAGAAgtgaatagggacttccctggtggtccaggggctaagactctgcactcccaatgcagtgggcctgggtttgatccctggtcaggcaactagatcccacatgccacaatgaagatcctgtgtgctgcaaccaagactcagcacagccaaataaatttttcaaaaaggaaatgaatagGCAGGCTACAGACAAGGGGAAAATATCTGCATTACCTGTATTTGAAAAAAGACTTGTATCTGGAATTTATataaaaagaacatataaaacTCACTAATAACAAGACAACTTGACTAAaaagcaggcaaaaaaaaaaacgtgaACGCTTTTACGTGTATAATAGACACGTGAAAAATGCTCAGTATCATGAGTCATGAGGAGATGCCACTTTACACCCACTAGAACGGCCAGAGTTAAACAGACAGGTGGTGCCTCGTGTTGCCGAGAGCTGGTGAGAACAAGCAGTGTAAACATTGGGGATAACCGACTGGCAGTTCCTCCTAATGTTGACCGTATACCCCTGCTGTGCCCAGCAGTTCAGCTCCCAGGTATTTACTCAGGAGAAAGGAGAACATGCCCACACACATGAGGACATCTATAGCGTTCTTATTTAAAATAGCCCAAAACTGGAATTAGCTTTAACGTCCcccaacagatgaacagatgatTTCATGAGCTATTAATTTACATAGTTAATATGTAACTATGACAATACTGTAAAACTGGATTATGGTGATAGTTGCCCAACTCAGTAAACTTATTAAACATTGTTCAGATGTGCACTCAAAATGGGTATGTTAtatgatatgtaaattatacctcaataaagtttcaaaaatgaaatggaaaaaaaagaaacccattgTAGTAGAAGAAACAAAGGCGCCTAGGACCAAGGTCAGGATTTCAGTTGACCTTCCATAGTTAGACCCAAGTGTGCCTGAGCTTTCCTGGATAAATCTCAGAAATCAGTGCACTTCAGTGACACATGTGGGAGTTATGTCAGTCTTTCAAAAATTCCCAATCACCGAGAATACTTAAATGGCTGTGATGGTTGTTTTACAGGAAAAATATGCAGAGGAACAAACAGGTAGCCATGGgcagaaaaaaattcaacatggATCCTAAAAAAGTAAGTGACAAAAGACAGCAGCCAGAGCCTGTAGTCTGTAAAGTGGGGGTTTCCACATTGTCAGCGGGAACCGGGGGCATTTGAGACAGCCTCCCTCCCTTTGGTGGAGTGCAGCTCATGTCATGAGCCCTGCCTCCTGCAGAACATAGGATGTACTCACTGTATACTTACTCTGTGTGCGGAGCACCCGCACCCATTCTTCCTGTGCCCCCACCTCCTTTCTGGGTGTTCCTGGCGTCTGAAGCACTATTGACATCTTTGCTGCCTTTCCAGGGGATCCAGTTCTTAATAGAGAATGATCTGCTGAAGAACACCTGTGAAGACATTGCCCAGTTCTTGTATAAAGGTGAAGGGCTCAACAAAACAGCCATTGGCGACTACCTGGGGGAGAGGTAAGACTTCCGGGGACCCCTGCAGTAGAGGTTAGTCAGCAGTTACCTAGAGAAACAAACTCCAAGACGCCCCGAGCTTTGTCCCGGGCAGGTGGAGGTGTTCAGCAGCTGCTGTCCTGTGTTCAGCCAGTGCACAGAGGGCTGCAGATCTTTCATTTGACATTTGGCTGCTTCTTGGGCTGTGGGCGGTCTCAGCgctcagcctgggaggcagcctgACTGGGGGTCTGCACGACCCTGGATTCTCAGCGTCATTGTCTGACTTCTGCTCTCCCTAACCCCgtatcttttgtttctcttgctaGAGACGAGTTTAACATCCAGGTTCTTCATGCGTTTGTGGAGCTGCATGAGTTCACTGATCTCAACCTTGTCCAGGCCTTACGGTGAGTGTGTTCGCAGCCACTACCTTGTTGAGGGAGACGGGTCTCTGGTTGTAGATCTGTCCTGCACACTTCAGTTcagcttggtcgtgtccgactctttgcgacaccgtggGTCCTGCACAACCTGGCGTTGTAGTGAAATTGTACCTTGGGTGGTGATTTGAGTATCTATGATTGAAATGATTGGATGGTTAAAGGGGATTAAATTGAAAGCAAAATTTGCAAAACTCTTCCTCAGATCTTTATCATTGGAAATTGATGAATATTTCCCCTTTGAATCTTTCCCAATTTCACTTCAGAAAATCCTTTAAATTTCTTGCCCTGAAACAGGAAATAGGTAGTGTGCCCTtcattttagaaggaaaaaagtcaacattaatttttttttttttgctaaatataGTCCCCTTGTGCTTTTTGAGAAATTGTAATTTGGTATTTTCATTGCTGTTTAAGTGTGAATAATATCatgttttgtgttgttgtttagatagatgaaaaaaatccagaattaAAGCTGTTGGCCATGGGTCTCTGACTTAAAGGGCCTGAGCCTCAGTAGTGACTGCTTTGATAGAAAATCTCTTTTCCtgctatgtctttttttttttctttctggaaattgGAGTTCTTTTAATTTGAGTTCTTATGTATCCGTCTGAAGAGCTGAACCATTCTTTTGAATaggaaaatctttttcttttttttcttttcataaatacATTCCCTCCTGTTGAGAGGACAGAGATGTGGAGTGGTTAGCCTCCATCTGACAGAAGGCTGAAGGCCCCGCCATCTCCCTTCACTGCAGAAACCTTTCACAAACAGGTTTTCTCCCCAGTCCGGTAACACACCCTGTCTTCCCCCCCAGGCAGTTCCTGTGGAGCTTCCGGCTGCCGGGAGAGGCGCAGAAGATTGACCGGATGATGGAGGCGTTCGCCCAGCGCTATTGTCAGTGCAACCACGGGGTGTTCCAGTCCACAGGTGAGCACGAGGGGCGTCCCCTCCTGCGGTCGGCAGCGCCTGCCAGCTTCTCTTCTAGGTACTGGGTTGTTCCTAAAACCAGAGGGATTAGGTTCCTGCCTAAGGACATCACTTTAAAtggtatttataataaaataaataaataaatggtatttataatagtaaaaagTTGGAAACTATCCAAAGTCTGCCAGTAAGGTAGTAGGCATCTAAGTAAGTGCGTACATTTACGCACATGTACCTGTGACTGTTTCATTGACAGTTTCAGCACGCAGAGAGAACCCCCAGACATAATGATGCTAATTTTTTGGCCACTGAGAGAGTACATTCCTCTGGGTTTTTTTTGCCTTGGCAAAAAAACAGTGTACAACtgttaaaatttatgtttttataaagaGGCTTTATTGACATGGAAAAATGCTAATAAGATTAGCCAAAAGCAGACCTCAAAACTATGTATCTGTTGTAATTCTAATTATGTTACAGTCTGTATCTCtgaggtacatttttttttttaatttatttattttttaatagaaggataatcactttacagaattttgctgttttctgtcaaacctctgAGGTACATTTTGTGATACATTACGTGTAGGCACATTTAtgtaagaaagcaaaataagTTATTCCTAGGTAGTGGGATTGTAGGTAgtttatatgttctttttcatatattgtgCTTCTCTGTACATGTTCTTCTTTTAcaagctgagaaaaatgaaacactttTACATCTTGAGCGCTTTACATTCTTTCCCGTGCCTTGCCCTTCGCAGTTGGAGTGTGCCCAGACGTGTGGGTTTGGCTTACCCTTGAGGGCACTGCTTTGTAATCTCAGTCTCACCTGGCGTTTCTTGTTCTTTATGGTGGGATGTTTCTgactggattttgttttttccttttagacaCTTGTTATGTCCTCTCATTTGCCATCATCATGTTGAACACCAGCCTGCATAACCCCAATGTCAAAGATAAGCCCACCGTGGAGAGGTTCATCGCCATGAATCGAGGCATCAATGATGGGGGAGACCTGCCTGAGGAGCTGCTCCGGGTGAGCTCAGCTCTCCTTCAAGGCCACGGGCTCAGGCGATGCTGatggaggggacaggagggacgTGGGGTCAATCCGGTGTCTGCTCGGCCCATCCACTCAGCTATATGAATTGCATTAAGAAACTGATAGCAGGCCCAGTGAGCAGTCAGTGGGGGAAAGCGATTTATAGCTCTGAGACTGAGGCTCACGTGGAGGTTGGGCTGGTCTTCCCCTTTCCTGCCCGCCGGTTAGGCCCCTGTTCCTTTTGTCTCTGGGTCCTGAAGGCAGAGGGCTCTCGTGCCACCAGTGCAGGGCACGCAGTGATGCTCATTGCACCAGTGACGGGCAAGGGCGGGGGAGAGGTGTTTCTAGGGTCGGAGACGGGCAACGTCGTCTTTTCTTCCAGAACCTGTATGAGAGCATAAAAAATGAACCCTTTAAAATCCCCGAAGACGATGGGAATGACCTCACCCACACTTTTTTCAACCCAGACCGAGAAGGCTGGCTATTGAAGCTTGGTAAGTGATGCCCTCTGGGTCAGGGCTCCTCACAGAAGCTTAGAAAGGATGTGCGTGTGCACAGCCGCATGTGCAGTGTGGGGAAGGGGGGTTTGGTACAGGAGGCGCTAAGGAGAGACTGTGGTATGAGTTCCTACTGTTCTGACAGAAGTGCCTCCCGAGAGACAGTGAATGCACGGCCAGTGCCCCACGGGACACACAGACTCCTGGGACAGACTTGCCCACATGAATATTGCCCACGGGTGTTTGCGCTCCATGCTACCTCTCTGGGGTGGATTGAGGAGGGTTCGTTTCAAGGCGGTTCCCCGAGGACCTCGTCCTTTTCCCTTCCCAGCCCCCCTGACCACTGGGAGGGTGGCCAGCTGTGCCCATCTCTCTACTTCCCATCACAAGTTTGTGCCCAGTGctcccgcctcccccacccccagtgcatCATCACTTCCTTCTGCATCTGGCTCCCCACAGGCAGCGTGCATGGCAAACCCAGGGCCCTGGCTGCAGCGCAATCCACGGCACTCTTACTCATTCTCGGGCgctggtttttttccccccctccttTCCAATCCAAATCAGCCACATTAATGATTTTGTtcattcagaaaaactaaaagttgctccccttccctctgccaaaAGTGAGCTGGTATTGCTGAGATGTGTGGTCATGATCTGCCATCAGAGGGACAGGAGTGAACAAAAGGAGCAGTAGGTTTTTACGCACATGTACCTGTGACTGTTTCATTGACAGTTTCAGCACGCAGAGAGAACCCCCAGACATAATGATGCTAATTTTTTGGCCACTGAGAGAGTACATTCCTCTGGGGGTTTTTTGCCTTGGCCTTTTGATGTGTGGGT includes:
- the CYTH1 gene encoding cytohesin-1 isoform X5 encodes the protein MDEDDSYVPSDLTAEERQELENIRRRKQELLADIQRLKDEIAEVANEIENLGSTEERKNMQRNKQVAMGRKKFNMDPKKGIQFLIENDLLKNTCEDIAQFLYKGEGLNKTAIGDYLGERDEFNIQVLHAFVELHEFTDLNLVQALRQFLWSFRLPGEAQKIDRMMEAFAQRYCQCNHGVFQSTDTCYVLSFAIIMLNTSLHNPNVKDKPTVERFIAMNRGINDGGDLPEELLRNLYESIKNEPFKIPEDDGNDLTHTFFNPDREGWLLKLGGGRVKTWKRRWFILTDNCLYYFEYTTDKEPRGIIPLENLSIREVEDSKKPNCFELYIPDNKDQVIKACKTEADGRVVEGNHTVYRISAPTPEEKEDWIKCIKAAISRDPFYEMLAARKKKVSSTKRH
- the CYTH1 gene encoding cytohesin-1 isoform X3, with the translated sequence MMGISCRGSRRVPSDLTAEERQELENIRRRKQELLADIQRLKDEIAEVANEIENLGSTEERKNMQRNKQVAMGRKKFNMDPKKGIQFLIENDLLKNTCEDIAQFLYKGEGLNKTAIGDYLGERDEFNIQVLHAFVELHEFTDLNLVQALRQFLWSFRLPGEAQKIDRMMEAFAQRYCQCNHGVFQSTDTCYVLSFAIIMLNTSLHNPNVKDKPTVERFIAMNRGINDGGDLPEELLRNLYESIKNEPFKIPEDDGNDLTHTFFNPDREGWLLKLGGGRVKTWKRRWFILTDNCLYYFEYTTDKEPRGIIPLENLSIREVEDSKKPNCFELYIPDNKDQVIKACKTEADGRVVEGNHTVYRISAPTPEEKEDWIKCIKAAISRDPFYEMLAARKKKVSSTKRH
- the CYTH1 gene encoding cytohesin-1 isoform X4; the encoded protein is MVLKTEEEDVPSDLTAEERQELENIRRRKQELLADIQRLKDEIAEVANEIENLGSTEERKNMQRNKQVAMGRKKFNMDPKKGIQFLIENDLLKNTCEDIAQFLYKGEGLNKTAIGDYLGERDEFNIQVLHAFVELHEFTDLNLVQALRQFLWSFRLPGEAQKIDRMMEAFAQRYCQCNHGVFQSTDTCYVLSFAIIMLNTSLHNPNVKDKPTVERFIAMNRGINDGGDLPEELLRNLYESIKNEPFKIPEDDGNDLTHTFFNPDREGWLLKLGGGRVKTWKRRWFILTDNCLYYFEYTTDKEPRGIIPLENLSIREVEDSKKPNCFELYIPDNKDQVIKACKTEADGRVVEGNHTVYRISAPTPEEKEDWIKCIKAAISRDPFYEMLAARKKKVSSTKRH
- the CYTH1 gene encoding cytohesin-1 isoform X6, translating into MQRNKQVAMGRKKFNMDPKKGIQFLIENDLLKNTCEDIAQFLYKGEGLNKTAIGDYLGERDEFNIQVLHAFVELHEFTDLNLVQALRQFLWSFRLPGEAQKIDRMMEAFAQRYCQCNHGVFQSTDTCYVLSFAIIMLNTSLHNPNVKDKPTVERFIAMNRGINDGGDLPEELLRNLYESIKNEPFKIPEDDGNDLTHTFFNPDREGWLLKLGGGRVKTWKRRWFILTDNCLYYFEYTTDKEPRGIIPLENLSIREVEDSKKPNCFELYIPDNKDQVIKACKTEADGRVVEGNHTVYRISAPTPEEKEDWIKCIKAAISRDPFYEMLAARKKKVSSTKRH
- the CYTH1 gene encoding cytohesin-1 isoform X2 encodes the protein MQRNKQVAMGRKKFNMDPKKGIQFLIENDLLKNTCEDIAQFLYKGEGLNKTAIGDYLGERDEFNIQVLHAFVELHEFTDLNLVQALRQFLWSFRLPGEAQKIDRMMEAFAQRYCQCNHGVFQSTDTCYVLSFAIIMLNTSLHNPNVKDKPTVERFIAMNRGINDGGDLPEELLRNLYESIKNEPFKIPEDDGNDLTHTFFNPDREGWLLKLGGRVKTWKRRWFILTDNCLYYFEYTTDKEPRGIIPLENLSIREVEDSKKPNCFELYIPDNKDQVIKACKTEADGRVVEGNHTVYRISAPTPEEKEDWIKCIK
- the CYTH1 gene encoding cytohesin-1 isoform X1, with the protein product MQRNKQVAMGRKKFNMDPKKGIQFLIENDLLKNTCEDIAQFLYKGEGLNKTAIGDYLGERDEFNIQVLHAFVELHEFTDLNLVQALRQFLWSFRLPGEAQKIDRMMEAFAQRYCQCNHGVFQSTDTCYVLSFAIIMLNTSLHNPNVKDKPTVERFIAMNRGINDGGDLPEELLRNLYESIKNEPFKIPEDDGNDLTHTFFNPDREGWLLKLGGRVKTWKRRWFILTDNCLYYFEYTTDKEPRGIIPLENLSIREVEDSKKPNCFELYIPDNKDQVIKACKTEADGRVVEGNHTVYRISAPTPEEKEDWIKCIKAAISRDPFYEMLAARKKKVSSTKRH